The genomic DNA GCTGCCAGGGCGACGCAGAATGCCGCCGCGAACATCGTCTTCATAATTGCCATGATTTTTCCTCTTGTAAGCGGGTTGAAACGATAAAGCCAGAAAGTTGATCTTATAAAAAGCCCGGAAGTTACGGCGCGCGATTGAACCCCGGCAACGCTTTTGGTGTCGAAAACGCCACATCGGCCAGCCGGCGCGTGCGGGCGTCGCGCCGGCGCCAGCCCGTGTACCATGAGACCACTTTCAATCGTGCACGTTGACAGTATCTTTTCCGCATGTCAGCATCAGTTTCTTGAATACAACAGACACTCACCGTGGAGCGTTCTATGAGTGCACTCAGCTTTGACGCAGTCGACCTGGCGCAGCGCCTGGGCGCGGCCAGCGCCGAGGATCTCGATGCCGTCGAGTTCGGCATCATCGGCTTCGATGCCGATACCGTCGTGCGCCAGTACAACCGTTTCGAATCGCAGGCGGCCGGGCTGTCGCCCACCAGCGTGCTGGGGCTGCCGCTGTTTACCACCGTGGCCCCGTGCATGAACAATTTCATGGTGGCCCAGCGCTTCGAGGACGCGGCGGCCGACGGCGCCGCCCTCGACGAAACGATCAGCTATGTGCTGACGTTGCGCATGAAGCCCGTCAAGGTCTTGCTGCGCCTGCTGGCGCTGCCCGGCGCGCCCATGCGCTACGTGCTCGTGCAGCGCCGCCTGTGAGCGACACGACAGGCAGCCTCGCCGCCGAACACGAGGCACTGATGCAGTTCCTGTACCTGGCTCCGGTGGGCCTCGTGCAGGCCGCGCCGGACGGCGAGATTGCGATGATCAATCCGGTCTCCGCGCAGCTCTTGATGCCGTTGTCGCGCGACGGCGGCCTGGCCAATCTGTTTACGGCCCTGCAGGACGTGGCTCCCGAGTTGCGCACGCTGGTCGACCGGTTTGCGCCGCCCAGCGGCGTGATCTGCGACGGCGTGCACCTGCGCCTGCATGGCGGCGACGGCAACGGGCCGCAGGTCCTGTCCCTGTCGCTCGTCAAGCTCGATGCGCGGCGCCTGATGGCGGTGCTGGCCGACATCACGCAGCAGGTGCGGCGCGAGCGGCAGCTGCGTCAGAGCGACACCTGGCTCAATGCGCTGCTGGCCAGCAGCAGCGGCTATGCCCTGGCCAGCCTGGATGGCCGGGGCCGCATCGAGCGCTGGCACGACAGCATCGGCCGCGTCACCGGCCATACCGACGCGGTGGTGGGAAAACCGTACACGGTGCTGCTGGCGCCCGACGCCGTCGACAATGGCGCGTCGCGCCTGCGCGAGGCCGACGCCAGCGGCTGGAGCGGCGCCGAGGGACTGGGCCGGCGTGCGGACGGGAGCGCTTACCACGCCAGTTCGATCATCGCGCCGCTGCCGGCGGCGGACGCCGACGAGCCGGCCTATTGCATGGTGCTGCGCGACCTGGGCGCCTGCCAGGACAATGCGGCACCGGCCGCCCAGCGCGTAGCGAGCGAGGGAGATGCCGATGGCGGTTGACGACAGCGCTTACGAAGCCCTGATGCAGTTCCTGTACCGCACGCCCATCGGGCTGGTGCAGACGACGCTGGACGGCACCATCGAGATGCTCAACCCGATGTCGTCGCAGCTCCTGATGCCGCTGGCGCACGACGGCGCGCTTGAGAATCTGTTCGTCGTACTCGATCGCGTCGCGCCGCAGTTGCGCCAGCTGGTGGGCGGCTTCGCACCGGCGTCCGGCGTGGTCTGCGAGGGCCTGCGCCTGGACGTGGACGGCGGCGCGCAGGTGCTGTCGCTGAACATGCTCAAGATCGATAACACACGCCTGATGGCAGCCGTCTCGGACGTCACGCTGGAGACGCAGCGCGAGCAGGAACGCCTGGCGCACCGGCTCTCCAACGCGGCGCGCACGGATGCACTGACGCGCATGCCGAACCGCAGCGCCGTGCTGGAGCAGCTGCGGCTGGTGCAGGAACGTGAACCGGCCACGGACGACGGCAGCGGCTTCGCCGTGCTGTTCATGAACTGCGATCGCTTCCGCCAGGTCAACGACGCGCTGGGCCAGCGTGCCGGCGACCAGCTGTTGATCATGATCGCGGACCGCATCCGCAGCGTACTGCGCCCGCCCACGGACCGCATTGGCGTACACGGCGGCCAGCTGGCGGCGCGCGTCGGCGGCGACGAGTTCATCGTGGTGCTGGACGGCCTGCGCCGGCCGGAGGATGCCGAAAGCGTGGCGGCGCGCCTGATCGCTACCGTCGGCCGCGGCTACACGGTGCAGGGGCACGACGTGGTGTGCAGCGTCAGCGTCGGCATCGCCTGGGGCGGCGCGGCATTGCAGGAGCCGGACGAGCTGCTGCGCGACGCCAGCATCGCCATGGTGGAAGCCAAGCGCGCCGGCGGCGGACGCCACGTGCGCTTTGCCCAGGCCATGCGCGAGCGCGCCGCGCGCCGCAGCGATATCGAGGCCGACCTGCGCCTGGCGCTGCAGGAAGACCAGCTGTTCGTGGTCTATCAGCCGGTGGTGGCGCTGCGCGCCGACGGCTCGACCGATTACAGTGCCGGCGTCGAGGCCCTGGTGCGCTGGCAGCACCCGCTGCGCGGCGTGGTGCCGCCGTTCGAATTCATCGGCATCGCGGAGGAGAGTGGCCTGATCGGGCCCCTCGGCGATTTCGTGCTGCAGCGGGCCTGCACCGATTTCCAAAGCTGGCGCCAGTCGCTCGGCGATGGCGCGCCGCGCCTGTTGGCCGTCAACCTGTCGCGTGCCCAATTGGGCCAGGCCGGCTGGAGCGAAACGGTGGCCCGCATCCTGGCCCAGACCGGCGTCGAGGCGCGCCAGCTGCAGCTGGAGGTGACGGAAAGCCTGGCCGCGCAGGACGCGCAGATCCAGCAGCGGCTGCACGAGCTGAAGGCGCTCGGCATCACGCTGGCGCTGGACGATTTCGGTACCGGTTACTCGTCGCTGGCCAGCCTGCACCTGCTGCCGGTCGATACCGTCAAGATCGACCGCTCCTTCGTCAGCCAGAGCGAGAGCAGCGAACATCACCGCGTGCTGATCGAAGCCACCGTCAAGGTGGCGCAGAGCCTGGGCATGAGCACCGTCGCGGAAGGCATCGAGACCACCGCGCAGGCCGAGGTGGTGCGGGCGCTGCGCTGCGACAAGGGGCAGGGCTACCTTTACAGCAAGCCGCTGACCTCCGACGCGCTGCTCACGTGGCTCGCCAGCCACCGCACAGGCGGCTGAAGACGGAGCGGGGCAGGTTGGTGCGCGCATGCGGGGCGCGCAGGAAGTCCTGCAGCACCGTGTCGTACAGCGCCAGCGCGTTGCCGTAGCGGCGCTGGCGCATCGCCTGCGGCGCCAGCAGGAAGCGCAGCGCGAAGTAGTCGGCCAGCAGGTCGCCCTGGGCCTCCATGTTGAAGTCGCACAGGCGCTTGTGCGGCGCCAGCTCGTAGGCGTAGGGGAGGGCGATGCGCAGCGCGCCGCGCCACTTGACCGGGTAGCCCAGCTGGTATTGCCACACATGCGTCATCTCGTGCACGAACCACAGCAGGCGCCAGGCGTGCTCGCGCGCGAAATCGGGGCTGAAATCGGCGCGGTCGAACCAGATCTGGCCGTCCGGCGCCACGGCCGTGTGGCGCCGCTGCAGGCCGAACCAGAAATAACTGCCGGCGTGCACCCGCACCGGCCCGTAATCGATGGCATCGCCGAACAGCCGGCGGCACCAGTGGATTTCGCCGCCCGTCAGCGGCCGTGTTGCGATGGCGATAATGACTCCTGTCTGACAAAACCAACAAACGGCTGGGCCGCACGCGTTTTCTGCGTCGTACCTACCCATGCGGACTAGAATCGACCTATGCCCCTTGCGCGGAGAACACGATGCTCGCACGCCTCACCCTGCCTCAGAAATTCCTGCTGCTTGGCGCGATCGCGCTGCTGATGATCGCGATTCCCACCTGGCTGTACTTGCGTGAAGCGAACCAGGCGATGACGACATACGAAGCCGAACAGCGCGGCCTGCCCGCCGTCGTGCGGGTGCTGCAGGCCGTTAAGCTGACGCAGCAGCATCGTGGATTATCCGCCATCGCGCTCAATGGCGGCGGCACGGAAGGGCGCCGCGCGGAGCGCCAGAAGGATGTCAATGCCATGTTCGGCGAGCTCGATGCCGTCGTCGCCGCGGCGGACAACGCGGACGTGGCGGCATTGTGGCGGGATGCCCGGCGCGACTGGGAAACGGTGCGCGACGGCGTGGCGGCGAAGCGGATCAGCGCCGTCGACAGCTTCGCCACCCACACGGCCGTCATCGGCCGGCTGCTGCGCATCGGCGAACTGGTGGGCGACGTGTATGGCCTGAGCCTCGATCCGCACGTCGACTCCTACCAGCTGATCCAGGCCGTCTACTACCAGATGCCGGCGTTGACCGAGGAACTGGGCAAGCTGCGCGCGCGCGGCGCCGTGCTGCTGACGCGCAAGGAGGGCTCGCAGGACGACCGCTTCATCGTCGCCCAGCTGCTGGCCCGGGCCGAGGACCGGCTGGGCCAGATGCGCAACGCGTTCGACAAGGCCGCGCGCGCCAACCCGCGCATGGCCAGCGAGATGGGGCCACTGATGCAGGCCGCTTCCAGCGCCACGCTGGCGCTGGCCCAGCGCACCCAGTCGGATATCGTGCGCCCGGTTGCGCTAGTGGCCTCCGCCGACGAATACTTCGCCGCCGCCACGCAGACCATCGAGTCGCTGTACGCGCTGAACGATGCGGCCAGCCGCTTGCTGGGCAGGCAGCTGGGCGAGCGGGTCGATGCGTTCCAGCGCGACCGCACCCTGATGCTGCTGACGCAGCTGCTGCTGGTCACCGGTGCCGCCTGGACCGGGGTGCTGGTGGCACGCACCATCACCCGCCCGCTCAACCAGGCGGTGGACGTGGCGCAGCAGGTCGCCAGCGGCAACCTGGTCAACGATTTCGACGTAGGCCCGCCCACCGAGGTGGGGCTGCTGCTGCGGGCCCTGCGCGACATGAGCGAAAGCCTGGGCCGCATCGTCGGCGAGGTGCGCGGCAGCGTCGATACGATCAACGCGGCCACCCACGATATCGCCAGCGGCAACGCCGACCTGTCGGCACGGATCGAGTCGCAGGCGTCCAGCCTGGAGGAGACCGCATCGTCGATGGAGCAGCTGACCGCCACGGTGCGGCAGAACGTCGAGCATGCGCAGCGTGCCAACACGCTGGTGCAGGAGGCCACCGCGGCCGCCGGCAGCGGCAGCGAGGTGGTGCAGCGGGTGGTGGCCACGATGGGCGAGATCGATGCCAGCTCGCGCCGCATCGTCGACATCATTTCCGTCATCGACGCGATCGCGTTCCAGACCAATATCCTGGCGTTGAACGCGGCGGTGGAGGCGGCCCGCGCCGGCGAGCAGGGGCGCGGCTTCGCCGTCGTCGCCAGCGAGGTGCGCACGCTGGCGCAGCGTTCCGCCACGGCGGCGCGCGAAATCAAGGAGCTGATCGACCACAGCGTCAACAAGGTCGGCCAGGGCAACGCGCTGGCGGGCGGCGCCGGCACGGCCATGCAGCAGATCCTCGACAGCGTGCGCCGCGTGGCGGGGCTGATGCAGGATATCGCGCTGGCGTCCAGCGAGCAAAGCGCGGGCATCGAGCAGGTCAACCAGGCCATCACGCAGATGGACGACGTCACGCAGCACAATGCCGCGCTGGTGGAACAGACGGCGGCCGCGTCGGCCAGCCTGGAACAGCAGGCGGCGGCGCTGGCGCGAGCGGTCGGAATATTCACAGTGGCAACCCCAGGTGACAGGCACCTGTCTCAGGGCGTGATCGCCCTGAGATAGGTGCCTGTCACCGGTGTTTCACGCGGCGCCGATGAAGGCGGCGATGGCCCGGTTGACGTCCTCCGCATGCGTGATCGGCGCCATGTGGCCACCAGGCGTGCGGCGAATCGCGGCGCGCGGCAGCGCGGCGGCCAGTTCCTCGGCCACCGTACGGGTCGACATCGGGCCCTGCTGGCCGAACAGCACCAGGGTTGGGATGTCCAGCGTGGCCAGGTCGGCCGGCGTCGTGGGTTCGCCCAGCAGCGCGACGAAGTCCAGCTTTACCTTGGCGATCTGCGCCGTGAAGCGGTCCTGTACCACCGGCGGCAGCGCGGCAAACGCGCCGGCGCCGTTCCAGTAGTCGATGAATACCTGCGTGGCGTCGCGCGGCGTGGCGGCCGCCTCGATGCGGGCGATTACCCGGGCGATGTCGACGCGGGCCGGATTGTCGGGCGGCAGCAGATGGAAGGCGACGGGCTCGAACAAGGTCAGGGACAGGATGCGCCCGCTGTCGGCCAGCCGGCGCGCCAGGCGCAGCGCCGTGGCGCCACCGTACGAGTGGCCGACCAGGTGGAACGGTTCGCCGGCGGCCAGTTCACTCTCCAGCGCGGCCAGCACGGCGCTGACCTCGTGTTCCAGCGCAAAGGCCTGCTGCGCTTCGGCATCGGGGAAAGGCGCCTTGCCATAGCCCAGCAGGTCCAGTGCCACGCAGCGCAGCCCGGTATCTTCGCGCGCAGCCAGTGTGTTCCACTGGCTACGCGAACTCATCGAACTGTGCAACAACACACAGGCGGTGCGCCCGGTGGGCGCGGTAACGGCATCGATCATGGCTGGGCCCGGCTATAAAAGGCGCAATTATAACGGCCTCATCCATTGCAAAGGCGTCAGGAACTGTCTCGCTTTTGTCGTGGATTGGTCGAAAATTGCGCCGGGCCCGGCAGGACCTCAGGCGGCCTTGGCCGCGCGCCGCCGCCGGGCCAGCACGGCCATGCCGGCCAGGCCCGCCGCCAGCATGGCGCCTTGGGCCGGTTCCGGCACGGGGCTGACGCTGATGTTGTCGATGGCGACGTCGTAGTCCGTGTAGCCGTAAACCTGGCCCGGCACGTAGGTGGTAAACGCGATCTCGTCCACGCCGGCCAGCACGCTGGCGAACGTACGGTCGCCCGGCAGCAGCGGCATGCCGTTGGCGTCTTCCGCGCCATAGCCGCCCCAGCCGGCCGGCAGGCCCGTTGCCGACGTGTCGCCGATCGTCACCGACAGATGTTGCCAACCCGGCTTGCTCGCATCCAGCGTACCGAGGTTGTACCAGACGCTCGTGTACGGCAGGCCGTTGCTGGCGTTATCGTAGTCGCGCAGTTCCAGCACGAGGTTGCGCGTCACTTCCTGGTTGAAGTAGCGGATGCTTTGCGTGGAGACGTCGATGCCGAACGTTACGCCCCCCATCGCCGTGTAGTCGCCGATGAAGCTGGCGTTGCTCTTGTTGGTCCACGAGATGCCGAAATTCTCCATCGCGGTGCGCAGCGCCGGTGCGCCGTTGCCGAGCGAGTGGTCGATGCCGGAACCGCCGATGCCGTCGGCCGGCTGCATGGGCTCCCAGCCTTCCAGCCCATTGTCGAAGGTTACGGTCGAGCCTCCCGGCGCGGCGTACGCGGCCAATTGTACGGAAGCGAGCAGCAACATCGTCAAAGTCTTCTTCATGGTGATCCTTCTGTCGTGGAACATCGATGGACCCGTATCGCCGCCAGCGACGCAAGCGGCCGGTGCTTGGGTATGGCACCGAAGCTTATTTCGGTAATAAGGGATACGTTTCCATTCTCGACAGGTGAATACCGCCGGCAAAGCAGACATTTGTTAAAGTTGTAACAATGTGCTCCTAGCACATAAAAGTAGCTCGACAGTATCAAGCCGGCGCGGGCGAGGTTCGCGCTCGCTCTGCCTGCAAGGCGCAGCGGCGCGCGCTCGGCCGAATAGCCGCTGTGTTGCGGTAAGAACTCTGTTCGCTGCAGCGGTTGTCGCCGCGAAGCGACACTTAGCGCAACGAGGCCGTTTTTTCGCTCAGTTCCAGGTTGAGCTTGGCTGCTTTCAGGGTGGCCACGTCGATTTTCGGCGCCACGCTGGCAGGAGGCTTGCGGTTCCATTGGGTACGGTCGAACTCGGCGGGCGGCAGGGTATAGTGTTCCTTGACGACCACGCGGCGTGGTGCGTCCTCTTCCGGCGCGGCAGCGATGTCGCTCGGCACGGCCGTTATGTCGTCGCTGCCGGAGGGGCCCGAGGTGTCGGCCGCCACGCCTTGCACGACCGCGCACGGCTTGTCGGACAACAGCAGGGTACCGTTGCTGTCCAGGCATTTGTAGAGTTGATCGTTGGCGAGCGCGCCCGAACCGGCCAGCGCGGCCAGGCACAGGGTGGCGGAAATGGCTGAGCGTCGCATGATGCACCTCCTCTTCGAAACAATGGCGCCAGTGTGCGCGCCCAGCCATGCCCGGGTCTGTTCGGCATCTCACGATCGGCCGGAGGACCAGTCCTACAGCGCCGTCAGCTATTTTCCAGCCGCCTTGACGTCGGCCACGCCGGGGATCGGTGTCGTCGGCCGGGCGAACTTGCCCTTCAGGTCATCCACGCCGGATTGCGGTTGCGCCAGT from Pseudoduganella armeniaca includes the following:
- a CDS encoding DUF4124 domain-containing protein, whose amino-acid sequence is MRRSAISATLCLAALAGSGALANDQLYKCLDSNGTLLLSDKPCAVVQGVAADTSGPSGSDDITAVPSDIAAAPEEDAPRRVVVKEHYTLPPAEFDRTQWNRKPPASVAPKIDVATLKAAKLNLELSEKTASLR
- a CDS encoding alpha/beta fold hydrolase, producing the protein MIDAVTAPTGRTACVLLHSSMSSRSQWNTLAAREDTGLRCVALDLLGYGKAPFPDAEAQQAFALEHEVSAVLAALESELAAGEPFHLVGHSYGGATALRLARRLADSGRILSLTLFEPVAFHLLPPDNPARVDIARVIARIEAAATPRDATQVFIDYWNGAGAFAALPPVVQDRFTAQIAKVKLDFVALLGEPTTPADLATLDIPTLVLFGQQGPMSTRTVAEELAAALPRAAIRRTPGGHMAPITHAEDVNRAIAAFIGAA
- a CDS encoding PAS domain-containing protein, with the translated sequence MSDTTGSLAAEHEALMQFLYLAPVGLVQAAPDGEIAMINPVSAQLLMPLSRDGGLANLFTALQDVAPELRTLVDRFAPPSGVICDGVHLRLHGGDGNGPQVLSLSLVKLDARRLMAVLADITQQVRRERQLRQSDTWLNALLASSSGYALASLDGRGRIERWHDSIGRVTGHTDAVVGKPYTVLLAPDAVDNGASRLREADASGWSGAEGLGRRADGSAYHASSIIAPLPAADADEPAYCMVLRDLGACQDNAAPAAQRVASEGDADGG
- a CDS encoding putative bifunctional diguanylate cyclase/phosphodiesterase, producing MAVDDSAYEALMQFLYRTPIGLVQTTLDGTIEMLNPMSSQLLMPLAHDGALENLFVVLDRVAPQLRQLVGGFAPASGVVCEGLRLDVDGGAQVLSLNMLKIDNTRLMAAVSDVTLETQREQERLAHRLSNAARTDALTRMPNRSAVLEQLRLVQEREPATDDGSGFAVLFMNCDRFRQVNDALGQRAGDQLLIMIADRIRSVLRPPTDRIGVHGGQLAARVGGDEFIVVLDGLRRPEDAESVAARLIATVGRGYTVQGHDVVCSVSVGIAWGGAALQEPDELLRDASIAMVEAKRAGGGRHVRFAQAMRERAARRSDIEADLRLALQEDQLFVVYQPVVALRADGSTDYSAGVEALVRWQHPLRGVVPPFEFIGIAEESGLIGPLGDFVLQRACTDFQSWRQSLGDGAPRLLAVNLSRAQLGQAGWSETVARILAQTGVEARQLQLEVTESLAAQDAQIQQRLHELKALGITLALDDFGTGYSSLASLHLLPVDTVKIDRSFVSQSESSEHHRVLIEATVKVAQSLGMSTVAEGIETTAQAEVVRALRCDKGQGYLYSKPLTSDALLTWLASHRTGG
- a CDS encoding Rhs element Vgr protein, which codes for MRVHAGSYFWFGLQRRHTAVAPDGQIWFDRADFSPDFAREHAWRLLWFVHEMTHVWQYQLGYPVKWRGALRIALPYAYELAPHKRLCDFNMEAQGDLLADYFALRFLLAPQAMRQRRYGNALALYDTVLQDFLRAPHARTNLPRSVFSRLCGGWRAT
- a CDS encoding phosphonate transporter, which gives rise to MSALSFDAVDLAQRLGAASAEDLDAVEFGIIGFDADTVVRQYNRFESQAAGLSPTSVLGLPLFTTVAPCMNNFMVAQRFEDAAADGAALDETISYVLTLRMKPVKVLLRLLALPGAPMRYVLVQRRL
- a CDS encoding PEP-CTERM sorting domain-containing protein, which encodes MKKTLTMLLLASVQLAAYAAPGGSTVTFDNGLEGWEPMQPADGIGGSGIDHSLGNGAPALRTAMENFGISWTNKSNASFIGDYTAMGGVTFGIDVSTQSIRYFNQEVTRNLVLELRDYDNASNGLPYTSVWYNLGTLDASKPGWQHLSVTIGDTSATGLPAGWGGYGAEDANGMPLLPGDRTFASVLAGVDEIAFTTYVPGQVYGYTDYDVAIDNISVSPVPEPAQGAMLAAGLAGMAVLARRRRAAKAA
- a CDS encoding methyl-accepting chemotaxis protein, which gives rise to MLARLTLPQKFLLLGAIALLMIAIPTWLYLREANQAMTTYEAEQRGLPAVVRVLQAVKLTQQHRGLSAIALNGGGTEGRRAERQKDVNAMFGELDAVVAAADNADVAALWRDARRDWETVRDGVAAKRISAVDSFATHTAVIGRLLRIGELVGDVYGLSLDPHVDSYQLIQAVYYQMPALTEELGKLRARGAVLLTRKEGSQDDRFIVAQLLARAEDRLGQMRNAFDKAARANPRMASEMGPLMQAASSATLALAQRTQSDIVRPVALVASADEYFAAATQTIESLYALNDAASRLLGRQLGERVDAFQRDRTLMLLTQLLLVTGAAWTGVLVARTITRPLNQAVDVAQQVASGNLVNDFDVGPPTEVGLLLRALRDMSESLGRIVGEVRGSVDTINAATHDIASGNADLSARIESQASSLEETASSMEQLTATVRQNVEHAQRANTLVQEATAAAGSGSEVVQRVVATMGEIDASSRRIVDIISVIDAIAFQTNILALNAAVEAARAGEQGRGFAVVASEVRTLAQRSATAAREIKELIDHSVNKVGQGNALAGGAGTAMQQILDSVRRVAGLMQDIALASSEQSAGIEQVNQAITQMDDVTQHNAALVEQTAAASASLEQQAAALARAVGIFTVATPGDRHLSQGVIALR